The nucleotide sequence tttgcaaacaaaatctcattttttaatgcattttgctctaaaatcagacttgttttcctcgattgcgctatgatgttcaactgatggacaaaatctgacaccgggaatggattccccgttgaattttacataaggatagatatctaactcaattttcgtaattttggagttattgcgttctgctatccacctcctcaaatgAAACAAAGTAAAGTTTTCTGCcgaaaaatttcgtatttttgttctttttttggtttCGACGTTTTTACTGATTCGAGCTTAATTTACTCACCTGTTTTTTGAACATGtctcgaataggtaggtactgagaTTGACCTCTCTTTCTACCTCAGGTCTCTACTCTGTTTCGACTTCTTATTTCGCTTACTTACTCGCTAATTGTTCCATTCCATTTCccctgaaatttaaaaagcacATCAGGTTTCGTACtgcaaaaaatacctaccaactaaaattttccatttacagAATTGCAGCAGTCTGTATTGGTATAGTTCggtttacattatttttcaactcacaCTTGTTTAATACCTACGTTGCTTTTGCTATGTACCTTGAGTTAATAAATCGTTAGAAGGGAAAATGTAATACAAAACGAAATAACTGAAGAGTAAATATTGATGTTCTCGGTACAATATTCTTGTTGTATTTTGTTTCTGTTCGTTTAcctttttttcgatgttttgctttttcttttttttttttttttgttattttgtttttctcaagATTACCTTACAATGTCGTTTTCAGAGTTGGTAGatgttttttccccttcaaacgagaaaaaataaatgaaagaatGGGGTGAAAATAATACTCGCGTATTCGCGTATTACATACTATTCGGTTAGTTGGGATTCGTGTGAAAAAGAAATTGTAGCTAGGTGAACTTGATTGGTATCTTTCTGTCAACAGATAggtgtttattttgaaatttggctgGTTTTAATACGTATAGTACCTACGAAATGAAGTTACTCGTCAGTCGTCAAAAAAGCCAGCgcagaaagaaagaaaagtcATTAATATCTACTATGGAGTGGCTAAACATAGAACGTGTATGTGTTGTTATGTTACAGCACCGGACGTCGTTATCGAAATATAACGTAACACCATCCAGCTGTCTAGATCAGCCAACTTCACTTTACCAGACTTTACCTCCGGCTCATCGTTCGCTGCTTAGATCGCGTCAAAACTCGATGTTCACCGGTAATTCGAACGTTCAACTGGCGAACGGCGTTTGTTGCCCTAGGAAGACTAGATCGGCGATGGATATAAACTCGCTGATACAGCACGAATCTCCTTCGACTCGACAAAACAGCTCGATTTTACCAATTAGCGTAGCCGACCGAAGATTATCGTACGCTCAACATAATCCTTCGGCGTTAAAGGATAAACGTTCGTGTAGCCTGTTCCCGCCAGGCATGCACGATCGTCGAAGATCCTGCATAGGGGAATGCAACATTATGGGTCTGAGGGATCGATACGGTTATCGAGACTCATTATCTCCTCATTTGCCTCATTCGTGGAGAAGGACTTCTTGCGCTGTTGGCGATTCGTACCTGAATCCGGCTGTGACTGCGGCCAAGGATAGGAAACCTTCTTTTAATAACGTGCTGGCTCAAGTAACTGCCGAACGGAGACCTTCTTCCAGTATGCTTCGAATATCAAACGTTTAATTTAATATTCTCGATTTTGTTGTTGTGTGGGGATTCCTTGAAATTCGAATTGTTTTCGATTCGATATTATCGCTGCGTATTATCTGCTCTGTTGTTCGTTCGTTCGCTTTATAGTTGCGATGGGAGATAGAATGGTTAAATGACGCCATCGTCATTACACCGCCGACCATCCGATGAATGAATTATTATACCTGTACAtggttttcttgtttttttctctctgtttttttgtttttaaatttatcgaattttttttcaaaaacatcggaGACTTTACGAGTACCTAAATGGATTATTGGTTTATCGcatgttggcaaaaaatatcCACTCGGTTGGATGGATAGGTGCACTCATGggcaatatacgagtacgacaGGTACGATTTTATCGATATTTATGCAACGATGATTAATTAATGTATGGTACCTATCAAGATAACAGGTGAGTAACGAGTTGGCCTAATTTACATGTGTACCATGAAAAAACAATACATGTGAATGGAAAAATGCCCAAAtggaattttagtaaaaattcattcggtcgagtttgaattttttacaggtAGATTACGAAGTTGATCGGGGGAAATGacaatttattctgaaaaattgaattttgaaatttttacgtcgTATTTCGAGAGAAATGATTGGAGTAACAAAATTCAGGGGTCTCCAAGACTGACATGATACATATGAAGTTCTTTGGGGATTCTGAAGACTCAAAGATTTTCAATCAAGATCATTTCTTTAGCAATACCATAATAACAAATTTCACGATTCTTTTATCACAATAAACGTTAATTTCTCGATAAATGAGATCAGACTATACGAGGTTTTGTTGATAGACTCTTAACGAATAATTATTTCTAagcgccaattttttttagctcgatGACTTTTTTCCTAGTTTAGTTCTCGCTCAAGCCTTTTCAATACaccaatacttacctatacttcgAAACTGATTTATAAATGTATTTAAGGGGCCAGAcgtttgtatttttctttcggtctttttaaaaaaaatctgcgtaatttttttctcgatgtaCAAAAAACGATTGTTTAAAAGATTCGACACGTGGCGTAGCTCAGATTCATTGTTACGTataaaacgttgaatttttttgcttttaattcGACGATTGTTTGATGTTACTATACCTATTTTAAGGGTAACCCATCTCGAC is from Planococcus citri chromosome 1, ihPlaCitr1.1, whole genome shotgun sequence and encodes:
- the LOC135831240 gene encoding uncharacterized protein LOC135831240, which translates into the protein MGNPSIQPLENISKITTGLPEETSKTLVIVGYPDEEHAIPPPPPDHAGPVGPIVIRTEEVLIVVFVLILWACAIALFFNRWGKIRMLEPYQPKFHEEEHRPSCPLVELSNAGISQHRTSLSKYNVTPSSCLDQPTSLYQTLPPAHRSLLRSRQNSMFTGNSNVQLANGVCCPRKTRSAMDINSLIQHESPSTRQNSSILPISVADRRLSYAQHNPSALKDKRSCSLFPPGMHDRRRSCIGECNIMGLRDRYGYRDSLSPHLPHSWRRTSCAVGDSYLNPAVTAAKDRKPSFNNVLAQVTAERRPSSSMLRISNV